A genomic segment from Actinomadura hallensis encodes:
- the topA gene encoding type I DNA topoisomerase: protein MPANNGTAKSGRGNGAGTRLVIVESPAKAKTIAGYLGRGYIVESSIGHIRDLPGSASEVPAKYKGEPWAKLGVNVERDFEPLYVVNSDKRQQVQKLKKLLAEADELYLATDEDREGEAIAWHLQEVLKPKVPVHRMVFNEITKDAIQQAAANPRSLNLRLVDAQETRRILDRLYGYEVSPVLWKKVMPKLSAGRVQSVATRLVVERERERIAFVPAHYWDIAAQFDTGRDEEPKAFKAGLVSVDGKRVAQGRDFASDGTLKTKDVLHLDEEAARGLAERLRGRPYEVKSVERKPYTRKPYPPFRTTTLQQEASRKLNFSAKYTMSVAQKLYENGFITYMRTDSITLSETAIAAARRQAAALFGGEYVPDRPRVYASKVKNAQEAHEAIRPAGDTFRTPAETGLSGDQFRLYELIWKRTIASQMKDAAGQSVSIRVTGESTDGERAEFSATGKTITFHGFLKAYVESADDPATDRDDQERRLPNLAEGDALTAAAVEAEGHSTRPPARYTEASLVKELEEREIGRPSTYAAIISTIIGREYVFKKGTALVPTFLAFAVVNLLEQHFGNLVDYDFTAHMEDGLDEIARGEAERVRWLERFYFGDGENSEEGLKELVSDISDIDAKGISSFPIKGTDIVVRVGRYGPYLDRDGERVNIPDDIAPDELTAEKAEELFSRPSGDRELGVDPETGHTIVAKSGRFGPYVTEILPEPAEGEKKKRTKKSDAPKPRTSSLFKSMSLDTITLDDALKLLSLPRTLGELDGEPVTAHNGRFGPYIKKGSDSRSLNSEEELFTITLEQAKELFAQPKQRGRRAAASAPLRELGNDPFSEKPVVVKEGRFGPYVTDGETNASLRKGDEVESITLQRAAELLAERREKVAASGGKKKPAKKTATRRRTSAKSGS, encoded by the coding sequence GTGCCAGCCAACAACGGCACCGCGAAGAGTGGCCGGGGCAACGGCGCCGGTACCCGCCTGGTGATCGTCGAGTCGCCCGCGAAGGCGAAGACGATCGCCGGGTACCTGGGTCGTGGCTACATCGTGGAGTCCAGTATCGGCCATATCCGGGACCTCCCGGGTAGCGCCTCGGAGGTGCCGGCCAAGTACAAGGGCGAGCCGTGGGCCAAGCTCGGCGTGAACGTCGAGCGCGACTTCGAACCGCTGTACGTCGTGAACTCCGACAAGCGCCAGCAGGTGCAGAAGCTGAAGAAGCTGCTCGCGGAGGCCGACGAGCTCTACCTCGCGACGGACGAGGACCGGGAGGGCGAGGCGATCGCCTGGCACCTCCAGGAGGTCCTGAAGCCGAAGGTCCCGGTCCACCGGATGGTGTTCAACGAGATCACCAAGGACGCGATCCAGCAGGCGGCCGCGAACCCCCGTTCGCTGAACCTGCGGCTGGTGGACGCGCAGGAGACGCGCCGCATCCTGGACCGCCTCTACGGCTACGAGGTCAGCCCCGTCCTGTGGAAGAAGGTCATGCCGAAGCTGTCGGCGGGCCGGGTGCAGTCGGTGGCGACGCGGCTGGTCGTGGAGCGGGAGCGGGAGCGGATCGCATTCGTCCCCGCCCACTACTGGGACATCGCGGCCCAGTTCGACACCGGCAGGGACGAGGAGCCGAAGGCGTTCAAGGCCGGGCTCGTGTCCGTCGACGGCAAGCGCGTGGCGCAGGGCCGTGACTTCGCGTCCGACGGCACGCTGAAGACGAAGGACGTCCTGCACCTGGACGAGGAGGCGGCGCGGGGCCTGGCCGAGCGGCTGCGGGGACGGCCGTACGAGGTCAAGTCCGTCGAGCGGAAGCCGTACACGCGCAAGCCGTATCCGCCCTTCCGGACGACCACCCTCCAGCAGGAGGCCAGCCGCAAGCTGAACTTCTCCGCGAAGTACACGATGTCGGTGGCGCAGAAGCTGTACGAGAACGGCTTCATCACCTACATGCGGACCGACTCGATAACGCTGTCGGAGACGGCGATCGCGGCGGCGCGGCGGCAGGCGGCGGCGCTGTTCGGCGGCGAGTACGTGCCGGACAGGCCGCGGGTGTACGCGTCGAAGGTGAAGAACGCGCAGGAGGCGCACGAGGCGATCCGCCCGGCGGGCGACACGTTCCGCACCCCGGCGGAGACGGGCCTGTCCGGTGACCAGTTCCGGCTGTACGAGCTGATCTGGAAGCGGACGATCGCGTCCCAGATGAAGGACGCGGCGGGCCAGTCGGTGTCGATCCGCGTCACGGGCGAGTCGACGGACGGCGAGCGCGCCGAGTTCAGCGCGACCGGCAAGACCATCACGTTCCACGGGTTCCTCAAGGCGTACGTGGAGAGCGCGGACGACCCGGCCACCGACCGGGACGACCAGGAGCGGCGCCTGCCGAACCTGGCGGAGGGCGACGCGCTGACCGCGGCGGCCGTGGAGGCGGAGGGCCACTCGACCCGCCCGCCGGCCCGCTACACCGAGGCCAGCCTGGTGAAGGAGCTGGAGGAGCGGGAGATCGGCCGGCCGTCGACCTACGCCGCGATCATCAGCACGATCATCGGCCGGGAGTACGTGTTCAAGAAGGGCACGGCGCTGGTCCCGACGTTCCTGGCGTTCGCCGTGGTGAACCTGCTGGAGCAGCACTTCGGCAACCTGGTCGACTACGACTTCACCGCCCACATGGAGGACGGTCTCGACGAGATCGCCCGGGGCGAGGCGGAGCGCGTCCGCTGGCTGGAGCGGTTCTACTTCGGGGACGGCGAGAACTCCGAGGAGGGCCTGAAGGAGCTGGTCAGCGACATCAGCGACATCGACGCGAAGGGCATCAGCTCCTTCCCGATCAAGGGCACCGACATCGTGGTGCGGGTCGGGCGGTACGGCCCGTACCTGGACCGCGACGGCGAGCGCGTCAACATCCCCGACGACATCGCGCCGGACGAGCTGACCGCCGAGAAGGCCGAGGAGCTGTTCTCGCGGCCGTCCGGCGACCGGGAGCTCGGCGTGGACCCGGAGACCGGGCACACGATCGTGGCGAAGTCGGGCCGGTTCGGCCCCTACGTCACGGAGATCCTGCCGGAGCCGGCGGAGGGTGAGAAGAAGAAGCGGACGAAGAAGTCCGACGCCCCGAAGCCGCGCACCAGCTCGCTGTTCAAGTCGATGTCGCTCGACACGATCACGCTGGACGACGCGCTGAAGCTGCTGTCGCTGCCGCGGACGCTCGGCGAGCTGGACGGCGAGCCGGTGACGGCGCACAACGGGCGGTTCGGCCCGTACATCAAGAAGGGCAGCGACAGCCGCTCGCTGAACTCCGAAGAGGAACTGTTCACGATCACGCTGGAGCAGGCCAAGGAGCTGTTCGCGCAGCCGAAGCAGCGCGGGCGCCGCGCGGCGGCCTCGGCGCCGCTGCGGGAGCTGGGCAACGACCCGTTCAGCGAGAAGCCGGTGGTGGTGAAGGAGGGCAGGTTCGGCCCGTACGTCACCGACGGGGAGACGAACGCGAGCCTGCGCAAGGGCGACGAGGTCGAGTCGATCACGCTGCAGCGGGCGGCGGAGCTGCTCGCCGAGCGGCGCGAGAAGGTGGCGGCGAGCGGCGGCAAGAAGAAGCCGGCGAAGAAGACGGCAACGCGCCGCCGAACCTCCGCAAAGTCCGGCTCCTAG
- a CDS encoding DUF5703 family protein, producing the protein MAEYSYLVLSLPRGTTRDAARRILTEHAEHGGWEIDRLRLYPDGRRRIRLRRKVIRAVRTF; encoded by the coding sequence ATGGCGGAGTACTCATACCTCGTCCTGTCGCTGCCCCGCGGAACCACCCGGGACGCCGCGCGGCGGATCCTCACCGAGCACGCAGAGCACGGCGGCTGGGAGATCGATCGGTTGCGCCTCTACCCGGACGGCCGCCGCCGTATTCGGCTCCGCCGCAAGGTCATCCGCGCCGTCCGCACGTTCTGA
- a CDS encoding M20/M25/M40 family metallo-hydrolase produces the protein MITVGQEPTAEDEVVRFCQELIRIDTSNPGDHSGPGEREAAEYVAEKLEEVGLETRILESHPGRASLVARIEGEDPGRDALLLHGHLDVVPAQAEDWTHDPFGGEIIDGCVWGRGAVDMKNMDAMILAVVRQRLREGRRPPRDVVLAFLADEEAGGKWGAQWLVREHPELFEGCTEAVGEVGGFSLTVPGDRRMYLIETAEKGIAWMNLTARGTAGHGSMVHPDNAVTAVAGAVARLGSHEFPVRLTKSVRAFLERVCMAYGVEFDPERPEECLDKIGPMARMIGATLRNTLNPTRLDAGYKTNVIPQSATAQVDGRFLPGHEEEFFQVVDELLGPDVQRDFVHYDHAVETDYEGALVAAMEAALTAEDPGALPVPYCLSGGTDAKSFARLGMRCFGFAPLKLPPELDFSGMFHGVDERVPVDGLKFGVRVLDKFLDRA, from the coding sequence GTGATCACTGTGGGCCAGGAGCCGACCGCTGAGGACGAGGTCGTCCGGTTCTGCCAGGAGCTGATCCGGATCGACACGAGCAACCCCGGGGACCACTCGGGGCCGGGGGAGCGGGAGGCGGCCGAGTACGTCGCGGAGAAGCTCGAGGAGGTCGGGCTGGAGACGCGGATCCTCGAGTCGCATCCGGGGCGGGCGAGTCTCGTGGCGCGGATCGAGGGGGAGGACCCGGGGCGGGACGCGCTGCTGCTGCACGGGCATCTCGACGTGGTGCCGGCTCAGGCGGAGGACTGGACGCACGACCCGTTCGGCGGGGAGATCATCGACGGCTGCGTCTGGGGCCGCGGGGCCGTGGACATGAAGAACATGGACGCGATGATCCTGGCGGTCGTCCGGCAGCGGCTGCGGGAGGGGCGCAGGCCGCCGCGGGACGTGGTGCTGGCGTTCCTGGCCGACGAGGAGGCCGGGGGCAAGTGGGGCGCGCAGTGGCTCGTCAGGGAGCACCCGGAGTTGTTCGAGGGGTGCACGGAGGCCGTCGGGGAGGTCGGCGGGTTCAGCCTGACGGTGCCGGGCGACCGGCGGATGTACCTGATCGAGACGGCGGAGAAGGGCATCGCGTGGATGAACCTGACCGCCAGGGGCACCGCGGGCCACGGGTCGATGGTGCATCCGGACAACGCGGTGACCGCCGTGGCGGGGGCCGTGGCGCGGCTGGGGTCGCACGAGTTCCCGGTGCGGCTGACGAAGTCGGTGCGGGCGTTCCTGGAGCGGGTCTGCATGGCGTACGGGGTCGAGTTCGACCCGGAGCGGCCGGAGGAGTGCCTCGACAAGATCGGGCCGATGGCGCGGATGATCGGGGCGACGCTGCGGAACACCCTGAACCCGACGCGGCTGGACGCCGGATACAAGACGAACGTCATCCCGCAGAGCGCCACGGCCCAGGTGGACGGGCGCTTCCTGCCCGGCCACGAGGAGGAGTTCTTCCAGGTGGTGGACGAGCTTCTCGGGCCGGACGTGCAGCGGGACTTCGTCCACTACGACCACGCGGTCGAGACCGACTACGAGGGTGCGCTCGTCGCGGCGATGGAGGCGGCGCTGACCGCGGAGGACCCGGGCGCACTGCCGGTGCCGTACTGCCTGAGCGGCGGGACGGACGCCAAGTCGTTCGCGCGGCTCGGCATGCGGTGCTTCGGGTTCGCCCCGCTGAAGCTGCCCCCCGAGCTGGACTTCTCCGGCATGTTCCACGGGGTGGACGAGCGGGTTCCGGTGGACGGTCTCAAGTTCGGGGTCAGGGTCCTCGACAAATTCCTCGATCGCGCCTGA
- a CDS encoding ABC transporter ATP-binding protein: protein MTAAIATSELVKTFGSTRALDGLDLTVETGEVHGFLGPNGAGKSTCIRVLLGLLRADAGRAEVLGGDPWSSAVELHRRMAYVPGDVELWPNLTGGEAIDLLGRLRGGLDRGRRAELIERFDLDPSKKGRTYSKGNRQKVAIVAALASDAELLLLDEPTSGLDPLMEVVFQDVVKQLKAEGRTVLLSSHILAQVEHLADKVSIIRQGKIVQSGTLAEMRHLTRTTIEARTGRPVTGLEGAPGVHDLEATGDRVRFAVDGDHLDAAVRVLSRFEIRSLVSHPPTLEELMLRHYGDELAAAGNGTGREPVPAGGEER, encoded by the coding sequence ATGACCGCGGCCATCGCTACGTCCGAGTTGGTGAAGACCTTCGGTTCCACCCGTGCGCTGGATGGCCTCGACCTCACCGTGGAGACCGGCGAGGTGCACGGGTTCCTCGGGCCGAACGGCGCCGGCAAGTCCACCTGCATCCGGGTGCTCCTCGGGCTGCTGCGGGCCGACGCCGGCCGGGCGGAGGTGCTCGGCGGCGACCCGTGGTCCAGCGCGGTGGAACTGCACCGCCGGATGGCGTACGTGCCCGGGGACGTGGAGCTCTGGCCGAACCTCACCGGCGGTGAGGCGATCGACCTGCTCGGCCGGCTCCGCGGCGGCCTCGACCGCGGCCGCCGGGCCGAACTGATCGAGCGGTTCGACCTCGACCCCAGCAAGAAGGGCCGCACCTACTCCAAGGGCAACCGGCAGAAGGTCGCGATCGTGGCGGCGCTCGCGTCGGACGCGGAGCTGCTGCTGCTCGACGAGCCGACCTCCGGGCTCGACCCGCTGATGGAGGTCGTGTTCCAGGACGTGGTCAAGCAGCTCAAGGCGGAGGGACGCACGGTGCTGCTCTCCAGCCACATCCTGGCCCAGGTCGAGCACCTCGCCGACAAGGTCAGCATCATCCGGCAGGGCAAGATCGTGCAGTCGGGGACGCTCGCCGAGATGCGGCACCTCACCCGCACCACCATCGAGGCCAGGACCGGGCGCCCGGTCACCGGCCTGGAGGGCGCGCCCGGCGTCCACGACCTGGAGGCCACCGGCGACCGGGTGCGGTTCGCGGTCGACGGCGACCACCTCGACGCCGCGGTCCGCGTCCTGAGCCGGTTCGAGATCCGCAGCCTGGTCAGCCACCCGCCGACGCTGGAGGAGCTCATGCTGCGCCACTACGGCGACGAGCTCGCCGCGGCCGGCAACGGCACCGGCCGGGAGCCCGTCCCCGCCGGCGGGGAGGAGCGGTGA
- a CDS encoding ABC transporter permease, which produces MTATTAREQTRAPAAPAQGGALAGAGTLVPFILRRDRIKLPAWLLGITFLLFYFHNVVAQATETEEQLQDVRRFMEGTIGALFGPGYGRDDITTERYLTNVYGVFFFVLAALMSMLLVSRHTRVEEQSGRSELIRSNVVGRHAQLTATLAVAAGANIVLALLLAGALAANGHDAGQGLLFGAAVAAVGLVFAGITALTVQVTEYSRTATSLAGAVLGTAWVVRAVGDMLGDHGSPLSWFSPLAWSNQTRVYVDGRWWPLLLSAGLAAAAAALGYALSGRRDVGAGLVAARTGAPEAAPWLGSPLTAAFRLQRAALIWWTAALAAFGFVFGAVTDQIADPDDISGDRLEMFGGSLDTLADGYLGVITLFIAVFAGVMVVLGVQSVWAEESKGRAEPILATATSRTSWFGGYLAVIAAGLVGLLLVAGFATGLGAAVSLGDGSYILDVTAAHLAHVPGVLVMLGIAALLFGVFPRAIGVVWAVLGYSLFAGLFGTITDMPQAARNLMPMEHVGQPPLDGVSWTATVVLLLVAVALSAAGLAGFRRRDLKGR; this is translated from the coding sequence GTGACCGCGACCACCGCCCGGGAGCAGACCCGGGCGCCCGCCGCGCCCGCGCAGGGCGGTGCGCTCGCGGGCGCCGGCACGCTGGTCCCGTTCATCCTGCGCCGCGACCGGATCAAGCTGCCGGCCTGGCTGCTGGGCATCACGTTCTTGCTCTTCTACTTCCACAACGTCGTCGCCCAGGCGACCGAGACGGAGGAGCAACTCCAGGACGTCAGGCGGTTCATGGAGGGGACCATCGGCGCCCTGTTCGGCCCCGGTTACGGCCGCGACGACATCACCACGGAGCGGTACCTCACCAACGTCTACGGCGTGTTCTTCTTCGTGCTCGCGGCGCTCATGAGCATGCTGCTCGTCTCCCGGCACACGAGGGTGGAGGAGCAGAGCGGCCGGTCCGAGCTCATCCGCTCCAACGTGGTGGGGCGGCACGCCCAGCTCACCGCGACGCTCGCCGTGGCGGCCGGCGCGAACATCGTGCTGGCCCTGCTGCTCGCCGGCGCCCTCGCCGCGAACGGCCACGACGCCGGCCAGGGGCTGCTGTTCGGCGCCGCCGTCGCGGCCGTCGGGCTGGTGTTCGCCGGGATCACCGCGCTCACCGTGCAGGTCACCGAGTACTCCCGGACCGCGACCTCGCTCGCGGGCGCGGTGCTCGGCACGGCCTGGGTGGTCCGCGCCGTGGGCGACATGCTGGGCGACCACGGCAGCCCGCTGTCGTGGTTCTCGCCGCTGGCCTGGTCGAACCAGACCCGGGTGTACGTGGACGGCCGGTGGTGGCCGCTGCTGCTGTCGGCCGGGCTCGCGGCGGCGGCCGCGGCCCTCGGCTACGCGCTGTCGGGCCGCCGGGACGTCGGCGCCGGACTGGTCGCCGCCCGCACCGGGGCGCCGGAGGCGGCGCCGTGGCTCGGCTCGCCGCTCACTGCCGCGTTCCGGCTCCAGCGGGCCGCCCTGATCTGGTGGACGGCGGCGCTGGCGGCGTTCGGCTTCGTCTTCGGAGCGGTCACCGACCAGATCGCAGACCCCGACGACATCAGCGGAGACCGGCTGGAGATGTTCGGCGGCTCCCTGGACACCCTGGCAGACGGCTACCTCGGCGTGATCACGCTGTTCATCGCGGTCTTCGCGGGGGTGATGGTCGTCCTCGGCGTCCAGTCGGTCTGGGCGGAGGAGAGCAAGGGCCGGGCCGAGCCGATCCTCGCGACCGCGACCAGCCGGACGTCCTGGTTCGGCGGCTACCTCGCGGTGATCGCGGCCGGCCTGGTCGGACTGCTGCTGGTGGCCGGGTTCGCGACCGGTCTCGGCGCGGCCGTCTCGCTGGGCGACGGCTCCTACATCCTGGACGTGACCGCGGCCCACCTGGCGCACGTCCCCGGCGTCCTGGTCATGCTGGGGATCGCGGCCCTGCTGTTCGGCGTGTTCCCCCGGGCGATCGGCGTGGTCTGGGCCGTGCTCGGCTACAGCCTCTTCGCCGGGCTCTTCGGGACGATCACGGACATGCCGCAGGCGGCGCGCAACCTGATGCCCATGGAGCACGTCGGGCAACCGCCCCTTGACGGCGTCTCCTGGACGGCGACGGTCGTCCTTCTCCTGGTCGCCGTCGCGCTCTCGGCGGCCGGGCTGGCCGGTTTCCGGCGCCGCGACCTGAAAGGGCGATGA
- the sigJ gene encoding RNA polymerase sigma factor SigJ, which translates to MSISELYGELRPRAFSIAYQMLGSISETEDVVQEAFLRMHQALQRDERIDSPRAYITTLVTRLAIDQFRSARARRERYVGEWLPEPLAAESTPADQVEIVDSLSLAFLVLLESLTPHQRAAFLLRDVFEYPYSEVADIIGTDVDGTRHLVARARTHVRKHRSRYNATPRQRDELARRFFAATERGDLSSLEELLARDVTLHVDGGGKVPAQLRPVNGRQRVARALVGAMSVLSRRGVHVHATEVNGRPGAVTVDEDERPTGVLGLDFHDGRIGAIYFIANPDKLQRVGRVGGRDLLRAGPHSGEAGA; encoded by the coding sequence ATGTCCATCTCGGAACTGTACGGCGAGCTGCGACCCCGGGCATTCTCCATCGCCTACCAGATGCTGGGCAGCATCAGCGAGACCGAGGACGTGGTGCAGGAGGCGTTCCTGCGGATGCACCAGGCCCTGCAACGCGACGAACGGATCGACTCGCCGCGGGCGTACATCACCACGCTGGTCACCCGGCTGGCGATCGACCAGTTCCGCTCGGCGCGGGCGCGCCGGGAGCGGTACGTCGGCGAATGGCTGCCGGAGCCGCTGGCCGCCGAGTCGACGCCGGCCGACCAGGTCGAGATCGTCGACTCGCTGTCGCTGGCGTTCCTGGTGCTGCTGGAGAGCCTGACCCCGCACCAGCGGGCCGCGTTCCTGCTGCGCGACGTGTTCGAGTACCCGTACTCCGAGGTCGCCGACATCATCGGCACCGATGTGGACGGCACGAGGCACCTGGTCGCGCGGGCCCGCACCCATGTGCGCAAGCACCGGTCGCGCTACAACGCCACGCCGCGGCAGCGGGACGAACTCGCCCGGCGCTTCTTCGCCGCCACCGAGCGGGGCGACCTGTCGTCCCTGGAGGAACTGCTCGCCCGGGACGTGACGCTGCACGTCGACGGCGGCGGGAAGGTGCCGGCGCAGCTGCGTCCGGTGAACGGGCGGCAGCGCGTGGCACGGGCACTGGTGGGCGCGATGTCCGTGCTGTCGCGCCGGGGCGTGCACGTCCACGCGACCGAGGTCAACGGCCGGCCCGGCGCCGTCACGGTCGACGAGGACGAGCGGCCGACCGGCGTCCTGGGGCTCGACTTCCACGACGGCCGGATCGGCGCGATCTACTTCATCGCCAATCCCGACAAGCTCCAGCGCGTCGGCCGGGTCGGCGGCCGCGACCTGCTCCGGGCGGGCCCGCACTCCGGCGAGGCCGGCGCCTGA
- a CDS encoding aromatic prenyltransferase, with amino-acid sequence MSREAAENLYSAIEKTTGLLDVPCSRDKVWPVLSAFQAAIPKAAILFRLATDARHAGEVNCHMMMLPGDVDPYALALSKGLLEGTDHPVGDLLADIEKRLPVESYGIDFGVVGGFQKAWSCFPGDSMQKLSDLAEIPSMATGLAANMDLFARHGLAENVTLIGMDYEHKTMNVYFGEADECLKPEAVKSMLRDMEMPEPSEQMLNFARQAFGFYATLSWDSPKIQRFCYSAITREPLSLLERVDPKIEHFLTEIPYGVDEPKVVYLATSPKEGEYCKVNAYYQWRPRLVKHMHASVSESAD; translated from the coding sequence ATGTCCAGGGAAGCCGCGGAAAACCTGTACTCGGCCATCGAGAAAACGACCGGCCTGCTGGACGTACCCTGCTCGCGCGACAAGGTATGGCCGGTCCTGAGCGCGTTCCAGGCCGCGATCCCGAAGGCCGCGATCCTCTTCCGGCTGGCGACGGACGCGCGTCACGCCGGAGAGGTCAACTGCCACATGATGATGCTCCCGGGCGACGTCGACCCGTATGCCCTGGCCCTCTCAAAGGGCCTCCTGGAAGGGACGGACCACCCCGTCGGCGACCTGCTGGCGGACATCGAGAAGCGGCTGCCCGTCGAAAGCTACGGCATCGACTTCGGAGTGGTGGGCGGCTTCCAGAAGGCGTGGTCGTGCTTCCCCGGCGACAGCATGCAGAAGCTGTCGGACCTCGCCGAGATCCCGTCCATGGCGACCGGCCTGGCCGCGAACATGGACCTCTTCGCCCGCCACGGTCTGGCGGAGAACGTCACCCTGATCGGGATGGACTACGAGCACAAGACGATGAACGTGTACTTCGGTGAGGCGGACGAATGCCTCAAGCCGGAGGCCGTGAAGTCGATGCTCCGAGACATGGAGATGCCGGAACCGAGCGAGCAGATGCTGAACTTCGCCCGGCAGGCGTTCGGCTTCTACGCGACCCTGAGCTGGGACTCCCCGAAGATCCAGCGGTTCTGCTACTCCGCGATCACACGGGAGCCGCTGTCGCTGCTCGAGCGCGTGGACCCGAAGATCGAGCACTTCCTGACGGAGATCCCGTACGGCGTCGACGAGCCCAAGGTCGTCTACCTCGCCACCTCGCCGAAGGAGGGTGAGTACTGCAAGGTCAACGCGTACTACCAGTGGCGTCCCCGGCTGGTGAAGCACATGCACGCGAGCGTGTCCGAATCCGCTGACTAG